A window of Roseovarius sp. THAF27 contains these coding sequences:
- the urtE gene encoding urea ABC transporter ATP-binding subunit UrtE has translation MEHLQARDLYSFYGKSPVIQGVSFDLGAGEFLAVLGRNGVGKTTLLKSVMGLTDRCEGGLAFGDTDILSYATPLRARLGIGYIPQGREIIPQFTVRENILMGTFARTDGKRDIPEYLFEMFPILDEFINRRGGDLSGGQQQQLAIARALAMDPKILILDEPTEGIQPNIVKQIEEAIVRLNRERGLGIILVEQNVTFARAASDRFIVLDKGRVVLDGKSDDLTEEAVEKHLTF, from the coding sequence ATGGAACATCTGCAAGCAAGAGACCTCTATTCCTTCTACGGCAAGAGCCCGGTGATCCAGGGCGTGTCCTTCGACCTCGGGGCGGGTGAATTCCTCGCCGTTCTGGGGCGCAACGGGGTGGGCAAAACGACCCTCCTCAAATCTGTGATGGGGCTGACCGACCGCTGCGAGGGCGGGCTCGCCTTCGGAGATACCGATATCCTGAGCTACGCGACGCCGCTGCGAGCGCGGCTCGGCATCGGCTACATCCCGCAGGGGCGCGAGATCATCCCGCAATTCACCGTCCGCGAGAATATACTGATGGGAACCTTCGCGCGCACCGACGGCAAACGCGACATCCCCGAATACCTGTTCGAGATGTTCCCAATCCTCGACGAATTCATCAACCGCCGCGGCGGCGACCTCTCGGGCGGCCAGCAGCAGCAGCTCGCGATCGCGCGGGCGCTGGCGATGGATCCGAAGATCCTAATCCTCGATGAGCCGACCGAGGGCATCCAGCCCAACATCGTCAAGCAGATCGAGGAGGCGATCGTGCGGCTCAACCGCGAACGCGGCCTCGGCATCATCCTTGTCGAACAGAACGTCACCTTCGCACGCGCGGCGTCGGACCGCTTCATCGTGCTCGACAAGGGGCGCGTCGTTCTCGACGGCAAATCCGACGACCTTACCGAAGAGGCTGTCGAAAAACACCTGACCTTCTGA
- a CDS encoding TonB-dependent siderophore receptor gives MSRSFKAALAASTALFTQPAIAQDTPYDLGTIFVSGGLTPIEGSAYGRAGTVLTEEDIEDRGSRYAVDIIRSLPGVSVSRTGPAGGLTQVRMRGHEGNHTLVIIDGVEVASPSQGEYDFSGLLSADIERIEVLRGPQTSLYGSNAIGGVISITTKRATEPGFSGQAGFEIGTDETTQVSLALRQRTEKLALSFSATRRETGGYDVSGLNGEDDGDLNETYNLNVHYYATENLTFGGTLRHVKSDSDSDGQIYTALTPAGQILVDDFSGSDTAETFGSIYAQLDTFGGRFRNRLDLSFADIQTDRFNGTGAQSGDTTETRQKISYKGSVALDGGAVDTARHILTLGAEWERETFVNNNPAFVFAPSQLIKQTREQTALVAEYQGNLTDSLDVQASVRHDFNDEFEDFTTYAVGVSYMLPSQTTRLHASYGTGVQNPTMFEQFGFSNNFIGNPNLEPEQSEGWDFGVEQQFLGGRGLIDVTYFDDELTNEISSTVDPGTGSLTPFNQAGKSDRRGVEIGATWQVNARLDLGLNYTWLDAENPNGSTEVRRPEHEVLLQLGYDFPDDRTRFTMDVQHVANNVDLFFPPSFISVPVTLPDYTLVNVGLRHQLTDSVEIYGRIENLTDEKYQEVLGYETPGRTAFFGLTATF, from the coding sequence ATGTCACGCTCATTCAAAGCCGCGCTTGCGGCATCCACCGCCCTTTTCACCCAGCCCGCCATTGCGCAGGACACGCCATATGACCTCGGAACGATCTTCGTGTCCGGCGGTCTGACCCCGATTGAAGGCAGCGCCTACGGCCGTGCCGGTACTGTCCTGACCGAAGAGGATATCGAGGATCGCGGGTCACGATATGCGGTCGACATCATCCGCTCGCTGCCCGGTGTTTCCGTCTCGCGGACCGGCCCCGCCGGCGGCCTGACCCAGGTCCGGATGCGCGGCCACGAAGGCAACCACACGCTGGTCATCATCGACGGCGTGGAAGTGGCCTCGCCCAGCCAGGGCGAGTACGATTTCAGCGGTCTTCTCAGCGCCGACATCGAGCGCATCGAGGTCCTGCGCGGGCCGCAAACCTCACTTTACGGCTCGAACGCCATCGGCGGTGTGATCTCGATCACCACCAAGCGCGCGACCGAGCCGGGCTTCAGCGGGCAAGCCGGGTTCGAGATCGGCACCGACGAGACGACGCAAGTCAGCCTGGCCTTGCGGCAGCGCACCGAAAAACTTGCTCTGAGCTTTTCCGCGACGCGCCGGGAGACCGGCGGCTATGACGTGTCGGGCCTGAATGGCGAGGATGACGGTGATCTCAACGAGACCTACAACCTCAACGTCCATTATTACGCGACCGAAAACCTGACCTTCGGCGGCACGCTACGGCACGTGAAAAGCGACTCGGACTCCGACGGCCAGATCTACACCGCGCTTACACCTGCCGGACAGATCCTCGTTGATGACTTTTCCGGGTCCGATACGGCCGAGACCTTCGGCTCCATCTACGCCCAGCTCGACACGTTCGGCGGTCGTTTCAGAAACCGCCTGGATCTGTCTTTTGCAGACATCCAGACCGATCGTTTCAACGGCACCGGCGCACAGTCGGGCGACACCACAGAGACACGCCAGAAAATCAGCTACAAGGGCAGCGTCGCGCTGGATGGCGGCGCGGTCGATACCGCCCGCCACATCCTGACCCTCGGCGCCGAGTGGGAGCGGGAGACGTTCGTCAACAACAACCCCGCCTTCGTCTTCGCACCCAGCCAGCTGATCAAACAGACGCGCGAGCAGACCGCCCTCGTGGCGGAATACCAGGGCAACCTGACCGACAGTCTTGATGTGCAGGCCAGCGTCCGGCATGATTTCAACGACGAGTTCGAGGATTTTACGACCTACGCTGTCGGTGTGTCGTACATGCTGCCCAGTCAGACCACGCGACTTCACGCCTCTTACGGCACAGGCGTCCAGAACCCGACCATGTTCGAACAATTCGGTTTTTCCAACAACTTCATTGGCAACCCGAACCTGGAACCCGAGCAGAGCGAAGGCTGGGATTTCGGTGTGGAACAACAATTCCTAGGCGGGCGCGGCCTGATTGACGTCACCTATTTCGATGACGAGCTGACCAACGAGATCTCGTCCACCGTCGATCCTGGCACCGGCAGCCTGACACCCTTCAACCAGGCCGGAAAAAGCGACCGCAGAGGCGTGGAAATCGGTGCGACCTGGCAGGTGAACGCGCGGCTGGACCTTGGGCTGAATTACACGTGGCTGGATGCCGAGAACCCCAACGGCAGCACCGAGGTACGCCGCCCGGAACACGAGGTGCTGTTGCAGCTTGGCTACGACTTCCCCGATGACCGCACGCGGTTCACCATGGACGTGCAGCACGTGGCGAACAATGTCGATCTGTTCTTCCCGCCCAGCTTCATATCGGTGCCCGTGACCCTGCCGGACTATACGCTTGTCAACGTCGGACTGCGGCACCAGCTGACAGATAGCGTCGAAATCTATGGCCGTATCGAGAACCTGACGGATGAAAAGTACCAGGAGGTTCTCGGCTACGAGACCCCCGGCCGCACGGCGTTCTTCGGCCTGACAGCCACTTTCTGA
- a CDS encoding ABC transporter substrate-binding protein produces MTVRRLSTALAGPALAALLCGASPVAAEAPHRVVSMNLCTDQLAMMLAAPGQLHSVTYIAADPRSSAMAEQAKEHVINHGLAEEIFLMQPDLVIAGAYSTRATVAMLRRLDIPVVVFDPASSLEDVRDRILQMGEVLHREDTAQAMASDFDTRLANLRADVAQRPRAVLYYANGYTSGEQTLAGQILTTAGFANAAAEAGYGSGMKVPLEVLAVTNPDLVITSQPYPGESRAEAIMSHPVIETLRRTGERASITDRDWVCGTPFVLRAIEELAADRDALFGDRQ; encoded by the coding sequence ATGACGGTGCGGCGTCTCTCCACGGCCCTTGCCGGACCGGCCCTCGCAGCTTTGCTGTGCGGCGCCAGCCCCGTTGCGGCCGAGGCGCCGCACCGCGTCGTTTCCATGAACCTTTGCACCGACCAGTTGGCGATGATGCTGGCCGCCCCCGGTCAGCTGCATTCGGTGACCTATATCGCGGCGGACCCCCGCTCCTCGGCCATGGCAGAGCAGGCAAAAGAGCACGTCATCAATCACGGTCTGGCCGAGGAAATATTCCTCATGCAGCCCGATCTCGTGATCGCAGGTGCCTACTCGACCCGCGCCACCGTGGCGATGCTGCGCCGGCTGGATATCCCGGTCGTGGTGTTCGATCCCGCCTCCTCGCTGGAAGACGTGCGCGACCGCATCCTGCAGATGGGCGAGGTACTGCACCGCGAGGATACGGCCCAGGCCATGGCGTCGGACTTCGACACGCGTCTGGCCAACCTGCGCGCCGACGTGGCGCAGCGGCCCCGTGCCGTACTTTACTACGCCAACGGCTACACCTCGGGGGAACAGACACTGGCGGGCCAGATCCTGACCACGGCGGGTTTCGCCAACGCCGCGGCAGAGGCCGGGTACGGATCGGGCATGAAGGTCCCGCTCGAGGTGCTGGCCGTCACGAACCCCGATCTGGTGATCACTTCGCAGCCCTATCCCGGCGAATCCCGCGCCGAGGCGATCATGAGCCATCCGGTCATCGAAACGCTGCGCCGGACGGGCGAACGGGCCAGCATCACCGACCGCGACTGGGTCTGCGGCACGCCCTTCGTGCTGCGTGCCATCGAGGAGCTTGCCGCCGATCGCGACGCCCTCTTCGGAGACCGGCAATGA
- the urtC gene encoding urea ABC transporter permease subunit UrtC: MSRLHYDLAAFALFAIIIVFGVPALMGYDGFELNTFARYLALATVSMALALSWGTAGLLNLGQAATFGMGAYAMAMHLKLRASDGLPDFMGWNNVPALPLIWVPFESLAFTLLAGLLIPAFIGGLIAIFMFRARIAGVFVAIITLAFLVAFQLLVINQQGLTGGQNGLTGLAQFTIMGWRVDPYSTVFYYLVAGCLTVALAIGVYLTHSKFGLVLRAIREDADRTRFFGYNVATYQTAVFCISAALAGWAGMLYTMVLEFASPTYMGVSFSLAIVIWCAVGGRESVIAAAIGAIIVNMLEGRLSDVFVEGWNLMLGVIFVLVVMFMPRGIYGLLTGIGQRLTTPRRTARRETGTAIPDEQLEPQQET, encoded by the coding sequence ATGTCCAGACTTCACTACGACCTCGCCGCCTTCGCCCTCTTCGCCATCATCATCGTCTTCGGTGTGCCGGCGCTGATGGGCTATGACGGGTTCGAGCTCAACACCTTCGCGCGCTACCTAGCCCTTGCCACCGTGTCGATGGCGCTGGCGCTGTCCTGGGGGACCGCGGGGCTTCTCAACCTCGGGCAGGCCGCAACATTTGGCATGGGGGCCTACGCGATGGCCATGCACCTGAAACTCCGCGCGAGCGATGGGTTGCCGGACTTTATGGGCTGGAACAACGTGCCCGCGCTGCCGCTCATCTGGGTGCCGTTCGAATCGCTGGCCTTCACCCTCCTCGCGGGGCTTCTGATCCCGGCCTTCATCGGCGGGCTGATCGCGATCTTCATGTTCCGCGCGCGCATCGCGGGTGTGTTCGTGGCGATCATCACGCTCGCCTTCCTCGTGGCATTTCAGCTTCTCGTCATCAACCAGCAGGGGCTGACCGGCGGGCAGAACGGCCTCACGGGGCTGGCGCAGTTCACGATCATGGGCTGGCGCGTCGATCCCTACAGCACTGTGTTCTACTACCTCGTCGCAGGCTGCCTGACGGTGGCGCTCGCGATCGGCGTCTACCTCACCCACAGCAAGTTCGGCCTCGTGCTGCGCGCCATCCGCGAGGACGCGGACCGCACCCGGTTCTTCGGCTACAACGTCGCCACCTACCAGACGGCCGTGTTCTGCATCTCCGCGGCGCTCGCGGGTTGGGCGGGCATGCTCTACACGATGGTTCTCGAATTCGCGTCGCCCACCTACATGGGCGTTTCCTTCAGCCTCGCCATCGTCATCTGGTGTGCCGTGGGCGGACGCGAATCCGTCATCGCCGCGGCCATCGGAGCGATCATCGTCAACATGCTCGAAGGGCGGCTTTCGGACGTCTTCGTCGAAGGCTGGAACCTCATGCTCGGCGTAATCTTCGTGCTGGTGGTCATGTTCATGCCGCGCGGCATCTACGGGCTGCTCACCGGGATCGGCCAGCGGCTGACAACGCCGCGCCGCACCGCGCGCCGCGAGACCGGCACCGCGATCCCTGACGAGCAACTCGAACCCCAGCAGGAGACGTAA
- a CDS encoding IS3 family transposase (programmed frameshift), with protein sequence MGNGNRPTPEFRREAVRLALTSGRTRREIAEDLGIGLSTLTRWLSRERDAGGPVEASVDLHAELKRLRRENAVLKQERDILKKAATFFAKDGKSMSFAFIEAEKASFPIRRMCHVLGVSQSGFFAWRDRPACHRQQQDMIHLAHIRTAFELSNGTYGSPRMHRDLVDEGLKIGRHRTARLMHENQLIARQKRRFKRTTDSEHAWPVAPNLVAQDFAADCPDRKWGADISYIWTAEGWLYLAIVLDLFSRRVVGWATSDRLKRDLAIAALRHALAARNPEPGLVHHSDRGSQYCSVDYQARLRKRGILISMSGRGNCYDNSMVETFFKTIKSELIWPVAWKSRQQAENAIARYIDGFYNPVRRHSSLGFQSPIAFERKAREVS encoded by the exons ATGGGAAACGGAAACAGACCGACGCCGGAGTTCCGGCGTGAAGCGGTGCGGCTGGCGCTGACCAGCGGCCGGACGCGACGGGAGATCGCGGAAGATCTGGGGATCGGGCTTTCGACACTGACGCGATGGCTCAGTCGCGAGCGGGACGCTGGTGGGCCGGTCGAGGCATCGGTCGATCTGCACGCGGAGCTGAAGCGGTTGCGACGCGAGAACGCGGTTCTGAAGCAGGAGCGCGACATCTTAAAAAAGGCCGCAACCTTCTTCGCGAAAGACG GCAAGTCGATGAGCTTCGCTTTCATAGAGGCGGAGAAGGCCAGCTTCCCGATCCGGCGAATGTGTCATGTTCTCGGTGTCAGCCAGAGCGGGTTCTTCGCTTGGCGGGACCGCCCTGCCTGTCATCGCCAGCAGCAGGACATGATCCATCTTGCCCACATTCGAACGGCCTTTGAGCTGTCGAACGGGACCTACGGCAGTCCCCGCATGCACCGCGACCTCGTCGATGAGGGGCTCAAGATAGGGCGGCACCGCACGGCACGACTGATGCACGAGAACCAGTTGATCGCGCGGCAAAAGCGGCGCTTTAAACGGACGACGGACAGTGAACATGCCTGGCCTGTGGCGCCCAACCTCGTGGCACAAGATTTCGCGGCGGACTGTCCGGACAGGAAGTGGGGGGCGGACATCTCCTACATCTGGACGGCAGAGGGCTGGCTTTACCTTGCCATTGTCTTGGACCTCTTCTCGCGCCGCGTCGTCGGTTGGGCCACGAGTGATCGTCTGAAGCGTGACCTCGCCATCGCAGCCCTGCGCCATGCTCTGGCCGCTCGCAACCCTGAGCCAGGACTGGTTCACCATTCCGACCGCGGATCGCAATACTGCTCGGTGGACTATCAGGCGCGGCTCCGCAAACGTGGCATCTTGATCTCGATGAGCGGGCGCGGGAACTGCTATGACAACTCAATGGTGGAAACGTTCTTCAAAACCATCAAGTCGGAGCTGATCTGGCCGGTCGCCTGGAAATCCCGCCAACAGGCCGAAAACGCCATCGCCAGATACATCGACGGGTTCTACAATCCCGTCAGACGCCATTCATCGCTCGGCTTCCAAAGCCCGATAGCATTCGAGCGAAAGGCCCGCGAAGTGAGCTAA
- the urtB gene encoding urea ABC transporter permease subunit UrtB: MDVLANQLFAGLSMASILLMIALGLAIIYGAMGVINLAHGEFVMLGAYATWALQTFAGIGILPALPLVFIAVGLVGWVIEKAVVQKLYHRPLDTILATWGIGIILQQCVRLGIGAESRFVKGPDILSGNTEIGPLIMSNYRLFVIALSMVMLYGTWLLMTRTEFGMKLRAVIQNRGISECYGIEAKRIYSITFAYGAGLAGIAGALITPLFSTIPTMGTGLVVDAFLVVIVGGLGSLIGAASAAVLIGEATAIFSILMNDTLGRIAVLAGIIVLIRFRPRGLFPTDTRR; encoded by the coding sequence ATGGACGTGCTAGCGAACCAACTCTTTGCCGGACTGAGCATGGCGTCGATCCTGCTCATGATCGCGCTTGGATTGGCCATCATCTACGGCGCGATGGGGGTCATCAACCTCGCGCACGGCGAATTCGTGATGCTGGGCGCCTACGCGACCTGGGCGTTGCAGACCTTCGCGGGCATCGGCATCCTCCCGGCGCTGCCGCTCGTCTTCATTGCGGTCGGCCTCGTCGGCTGGGTGATCGAGAAGGCGGTGGTGCAGAAGCTCTACCACCGGCCGCTGGACACGATCCTCGCGACATGGGGCATCGGCATCATCCTGCAACAATGCGTGCGGCTTGGGATCGGGGCGGAATCGCGCTTCGTCAAGGGGCCGGACATCCTGTCGGGCAATACCGAGATCGGCCCGCTCATCATGTCGAACTACCGGCTCTTCGTGATCGCGCTGTCGATGGTCATGCTCTACGGGACGTGGCTGCTGATGACCCGGACTGAGTTCGGCATGAAGCTGCGCGCCGTCATCCAGAACCGCGGCATCTCCGAATGCTACGGGATCGAGGCCAAGCGCATCTATTCCATCACCTTCGCTTATGGCGCGGGGCTCGCCGGAATTGCCGGAGCGCTCATCACGCCGCTCTTCAGCACCATCCCGACGATGGGCACGGGCCTCGTGGTCGACGCGTTCCTCGTGGTGATCGTCGGTGGGCTCGGCAGCCTGATCGGGGCCGCATCCGCAGCCGTGCTCATCGGGGAGGCGACCGCCATCTTCTCGATCCTGATGAACGACACATTGGGCCGGATCGCCGTTCTCGCTGGGATCATCGTGCTGATCCGCTTCCGCCCGCGGGGACTCTTCCCCACCGACACCCGCCGCTGA
- a CDS encoding iron ABC transporter permease, whose translation MRALFLSLLLVVVALFAASLLIGPAGIGTRQSLSALFLGDGGPLTLVMREVRLPRAILAVLIGGSLGLAGAAMQGYLRNPLAEPGLIGVSGSAALGAVLAIHTGLAGAFALGLPLAALTGALLGVVLVMSLAGPRGTSLTLILAGIAVSALAGALTSLVLNLSPNPFAANEIVFWMMGSLTDRSMTHVWLAMPFMAVGFALLAGLGRGLDAMTLGEDAAAAMGIRLVRLRLLLVLGTACVVGAGTAVAGAIGFVGLVVPHLLRPLVGAHPSRLLWASALGGAAMVLAADIAVRVILPARDLKLGVLTALVGAPLFLHLILKLRKERI comes from the coding sequence ATGAGGGCGCTTTTTTTGTCGCTCCTGCTGGTTGTCGTCGCGCTATTCGCCGCGTCACTTCTGATCGGTCCCGCCGGCATCGGCACCAGGCAAAGCCTGTCTGCGCTCTTTCTGGGCGATGGCGGCCCCCTGACGCTGGTGATGCGCGAGGTGCGCCTGCCGCGCGCTATCCTTGCCGTGCTCATCGGCGGCAGCCTCGGGCTGGCCGGGGCGGCGATGCAGGGCTACCTGCGCAACCCGCTGGCCGAACCCGGCCTGATCGGTGTCTCCGGCTCTGCCGCGCTTGGGGCGGTCCTGGCGATCCATACCGGACTGGCGGGTGCGTTCGCGCTCGGTCTGCCTTTGGCCGCGCTCACGGGCGCCTTGCTGGGCGTGGTCCTGGTCATGTCGCTGGCCGGCCCTCGCGGCACCTCCCTGACCCTGATCCTTGCCGGCATTGCGGTCTCGGCCCTGGCCGGAGCGCTGACCTCTCTGGTGCTGAACCTCTCGCCCAATCCTTTCGCCGCCAATGAAATCGTCTTCTGGATGATGGGCTCGCTCACCGACCGCTCGATGACGCATGTCTGGCTCGCCATGCCCTTCATGGCCGTGGGCTTTGCCCTGCTGGCCGGCCTCGGGCGTGGCCTCGACGCGATGACCCTGGGCGAGGATGCGGCGGCGGCCATGGGCATCCGCCTTGTCCGCCTGCGCCTGCTGCTGGTGCTCGGCACCGCCTGCGTCGTCGGCGCGGGCACGGCGGTCGCAGGCGCGATCGGCTTTGTCGGCCTCGTGGTCCCGCACCTTTTGCGCCCCCTGGTCGGGGCGCATCCCTCCCGTCTGCTCTGGGCCTCTGCGCTTGGCGGCGCGGCCATGGTTCTGGCCGCCGACATTGCCGTGCGGGTCATCCTGCCCGCTCGCGACCTCAAGCTCGGCGTGCTGACCGCCCTTGTCGGCGCGCCCTTGTTCCTGCATCTCATCCTGAAGCTGCGAAAGGAACGGATATGA
- a CDS encoding ABC transporter ATP-binding protein, whose translation MSLLSVKDLTVALRNRDVLRDVSFEIGTGEFVGLIGPNGAGKTTLMRAALGLLPFTGSSNLATLSENARARQAAWMPQAREIAWPVTVETVVMLGRTPYLNSIQNPADHDRKAVDDALDWMELTEFRHRDATQLSGGEQARVLIARALAQETPLLVADEPIAGLDPAHQISTMQTFAALARTGKSSLVSLHDLGLAARHCTRLIMLGNKGLVADGKPADVLTDRRLAEIFGVTAWFQDTDKGFVFQPLEVLQ comes from the coding sequence ATGAGCCTTCTGTCCGTCAAGGACCTCACGGTCGCGTTGCGCAATCGCGATGTGCTGCGCGACGTCAGTTTCGAGATCGGGACAGGCGAGTTCGTCGGCCTGATCGGCCCCAACGGCGCGGGCAAGACGACACTGATGCGGGCCGCGCTCGGCCTGCTGCCCTTCACCGGCTCCAGCAACCTCGCCACCCTGTCGGAAAACGCGCGCGCCAGGCAAGCCGCCTGGATGCCCCAGGCACGCGAGATCGCCTGGCCGGTAACCGTGGAAACCGTAGTAATGCTGGGTCGCACCCCTTACCTCAACTCTATCCAGAACCCGGCTGACCACGACCGCAAGGCCGTCGACGATGCACTCGACTGGATGGAGCTGACCGAGTTTCGCCACCGCGATGCCACGCAGCTTTCGGGCGGCGAACAGGCCCGCGTGCTGATCGCCCGGGCGTTGGCACAGGAAACTCCGCTGCTTGTCGCGGACGAACCGATCGCCGGGCTGGATCCCGCCCACCAGATCTCCACCATGCAGACCTTCGCGGCGCTTGCACGGACCGGCAAATCCTCCCTAGTGTCGTTGCATGACCTCGGGCTTGCCGCCCGCCACTGCACCCGTCTGATCATGCTGGGCAACAAGGGGCTTGTTGCGGACGGCAAGCCCGCCGATGTACTGACCGACCGACGCCTCGCCGAGATTTTCGGCGTGACGGCATGGTTTCAGGACACCGACAAGGGCTTCGTTTTCCAGCCGCTCGAGGTGCTGCAATGA
- a CDS encoding transporter substrate-binding domain-containing protein, with product MKRRDFLGGVGALGAAGALSAPALLTTAGRAIAQGGDIPVGLLFSLTGAVAVVESTLHDAALMAIEEINAAGGVHGRQLRPIIEDPASDPATYADRARRLMIRDKCVSVFGSYTSASRQAVLPVTEQRKNLYWYPTLYEGRECSRNVMYGGAVPNQQQDDLIAWAIENYGPRFYMIGNNYVYPKEENNYCKTLLAELGGEVVNEEYVPLGHSDFSSVINRIRSEKPDVIFATVVGDSDVAFARQYHAAELDPAQMPVISLTRSEVEVKAIGGEAAAGHFSSAPYFMGHDTPENEAFVEAYKSRYGADQVTHFVSEAAYFQVYQFKAALEKLDPGNITPETIRDAAVGLTLNAPQGEVLIDENLHTHLWPKIGQWQSNGQAEVIVESQERIAPKPYAAYEGQSCTGEGLVKA from the coding sequence ATGAAACGTCGCGACTTTCTTGGAGGAGTAGGTGCTCTCGGTGCAGCTGGTGCCCTTTCGGCGCCCGCGCTTCTGACGACCGCTGGGCGTGCCATCGCGCAGGGTGGCGATATTCCCGTCGGTTTGCTGTTTTCACTGACCGGCGCCGTGGCCGTGGTGGAAAGCACTCTGCACGATGCTGCGCTGATGGCGATTGAAGAGATCAACGCCGCCGGCGGGGTGCACGGCCGGCAGTTGCGGCCAATAATTGAAGACCCGGCATCCGACCCAGCGACTTATGCAGACCGCGCTCGGCGCCTGATGATCCGCGACAAATGCGTCAGCGTTTTCGGCTCTTACACCTCGGCGAGCCGGCAGGCGGTGTTGCCGGTGACCGAGCAGCGCAAGAACCTTTACTGGTACCCTACGCTTTACGAAGGCCGCGAGTGCTCGAGAAACGTCATGTATGGCGGCGCCGTGCCGAACCAGCAGCAGGATGACTTGATCGCCTGGGCGATCGAGAATTACGGCCCGCGCTTCTACATGATCGGCAACAACTACGTCTATCCGAAGGAAGAGAACAACTACTGCAAGACCCTGTTGGCCGAACTGGGCGGCGAGGTCGTGAACGAGGAATACGTCCCGCTTGGGCATTCCGACTTCAGCTCGGTCATCAACCGCATCCGGTCCGAGAAACCCGACGTGATCTTCGCCACCGTCGTGGGCGATTCCGACGTGGCCTTCGCCCGACAGTATCACGCGGCCGAACTCGACCCCGCGCAGATGCCGGTGATCAGCCTCACCCGGTCCGAGGTAGAGGTGAAAGCCATCGGCGGCGAAGCGGCGGCCGGGCACTTCTCCTCCGCGCCCTACTTCATGGGCCACGACACGCCCGAGAACGAGGCCTTTGTCGAAGCCTACAAATCCCGCTATGGCGCGGACCAGGTCACGCATTTCGTGTCCGAGGCGGCCTACTTCCAAGTCTACCAGTTCAAGGCGGCGCTGGAGAAGCTAGACCCGGGCAACATCACGCCCGAGACGATCCGCGACGCGGCCGTGGGCCTCACGCTCAACGCGCCGCAAGGCGAGGTGCTGATCGACGAGAACCTGCACACCCACCTTTGGCCCAAGATCGGCCAGTGGCAGAGCAACGGCCAAGCCGAGGTGATCGTGGAATCGCAGGAGCGAATCGCGCCCAAACCCTACGCCGCCTACGAGGGCCAGAGTTGCACCGGCGAAGGTCTCGTCAAGGCCTGA
- a CDS encoding ABC transporter ATP-binding protein, translating into MGQLQVTDLLVDFGGLRAVDNLSFTVNEGEILCLLGPNGAGKSTTLDLICGKTQPTGGSIRLDGAEISQMLEFRRARLGIGRKFQVPSVYKELTVAENMSVARSHRPGLWSTFTRMALSDMGGTGEILDRVGLSEKRGEIAGNLSHGQTQWLEIAMLIAQDSRLILMDEPTAGMTVQETERTAEIFRSLSATHTLIVVEHDMSFVRTVADRILVMNQGALLAEGSIEEIEANQAVKTAYLGH; encoded by the coding sequence ATGGGCCAACTGCAAGTCACCGACCTGCTGGTCGACTTCGGCGGCCTGCGCGCCGTCGACAATCTGAGCTTCACCGTCAACGAAGGCGAAATCCTCTGCCTGCTCGGCCCAAACGGCGCGGGCAAGTCGACGACGCTCGACCTGATCTGCGGCAAGACGCAGCCGACCGGCGGGTCGATCCGGCTCGACGGCGCGGAAATCTCGCAGATGCTCGAGTTTCGCCGCGCGCGGCTTGGCATCGGGCGCAAGTTCCAGGTGCCGTCGGTTTACAAGGAGCTGACCGTGGCCGAGAACATGTCGGTCGCGCGATCGCACCGCCCCGGGCTTTGGAGCACGTTCACACGGATGGCGCTGTCGGACATGGGCGGCACCGGGGAAATCCTCGATCGCGTCGGGCTGTCGGAGAAGCGCGGCGAGATTGCCGGCAACCTGTCGCACGGCCAGACCCAGTGGCTCGAGATTGCGATGCTGATCGCGCAGGACAGCCGACTTATCCTGATGGACGAACCCACCGCCGGCATGACCGTGCAGGAGACCGAGCGCACCGCCGAGATCTTCCGGTCGCTGAGCGCCACGCACACGCTGATCGTGGTCGAACACGACATGTCCTTCGTGCGCACGGTCGCGGACCGCATCCTGGTGATGAACCAGGGCGCGCTGCTAGCCGAAGGCTCCATCGAGGAGATCGAGGCCAACCAGGCCGTCAAGACCGCCTACCTGGGACACTGA